In one window of Deltaproteobacteria bacterium DNA:
- a CDS encoding ABC transporter ATP-binding protein — MLEVKNLMKSFGGFQVVYDCSLVVEKGSITGLIGPNGAGKTTLFNLMTGFHKPDSGEIYFMKERIDDLPSHKVFHKKLYRTFQIPREFAQMTVTENLMLIPGQQLGERVWNTWFRAKTVRKQEKAIQEKALEVLEFVELIDLKDEYAGSLSGGQKKLLELARTLMADPEMVLLDEPGAGVNPTLMKKLVDNIRKLSEQNGITFFLIEHDMNLVMNLCNPIVVMSEGRKIAEGAPEQIRNDPVVLEAYLGGQYR, encoded by the coding sequence ATGCTTGAAGTGAAAAACCTGATGAAGAGCTTTGGCGGGTTTCAGGTGGTTTACGACTGTTCCCTTGTGGTCGAGAAGGGGTCAATAACTGGCTTGATAGGGCCAAACGGCGCGGGCAAGACAACCCTCTTCAACCTGATGACCGGCTTTCATAAACCTGACAGTGGAGAGATTTATTTTATGAAGGAACGCATTGACGATCTTCCTTCACACAAGGTCTTTCATAAAAAACTTTACCGCACGTTTCAAATCCCCAGGGAGTTCGCCCAAATGACCGTAACGGAGAACCTCATGCTCATTCCGGGTCAGCAGCTTGGGGAAAGGGTCTGGAATACATGGTTCAGGGCAAAGACGGTCAGGAAACAGGAGAAGGCCATCCAGGAAAAGGCCCTTGAAGTTTTGGAATTCGTGGAGTTGATAGATCTGAAGGATGAATACGCCGGCTCACTTTCAGGGGGGCAAAAAAAACTGCTGGAGCTCGCAAGAACGCTCATGGCGGACCCCGAGATGGTCCTGCTGGACGAACCCGGCGCAGGCGTGAACCCGACCTTGATGAAGAAACTTGTTGATAATATCAGGAAGCTATCTGAGCAAAACGGGATCACTTTCTTCTTGATCGAGCACGATATGAACCTGGTCATGAACCTCTGCAATCCGATTGTTGTCATGAGTGAAGGCAGAAAAATCGCTGAGGGAGCCCCGGAGCAGATCAGGAATGATCCGGTGGTCCTGGAAGCTTATTTGGGCGGACAGTATAGATGA
- a CDS encoding FtsQ-type POTRA domain-containing protein, with protein MKRTQTGFDFFGRYRANQYNGRKAKSITSQHPVARFFIGLWRLGKIVSAVSFGLAAVGAISFILILGYHQVVHSSYFQVKKVILKDLNQVSQKEVLDLTGLDKPVNILALKLRNMAENLRSHPWISDVNLARKMPDTIIIEVEERRPMALIRLGELYYLDRSGTPFQKVNPEDKIVLPIIAGFSRMDFVKRPESVHQELQDVFQFLVVVGERNDRFRLENIAEISFDSVRGLTLFTREPKLEVRVGFGDYQIKFRRLGRVLAYLKIRGHEQGLVYVNLECGPRVIIRRTVKS; from the coding sequence ATGAAACGCACCCAGACAGGATTTGACTTTTTCGGCCGATACCGAGCCAACCAGTACAATGGCCGGAAGGCTAAAAGCATAACGTCTCAACATCCGGTCGCCAGGTTTTTCATCGGCCTCTGGAGGCTCGGAAAGATTGTTTCCGCCGTCTCTTTCGGCCTGGCTGCAGTGGGGGCTATTTCTTTCATCCTGATCCTGGGCTACCACCAGGTAGTCCATTCGTCTTACTTCCAGGTCAAGAAGGTGATTCTAAAGGATTTGAACCAGGTCAGCCAGAAAGAGGTCCTTGATCTGACCGGCCTGGATAAGCCGGTTAATATCCTGGCCTTGAAGTTGAGGAACATGGCTGAAAATCTTCGGAGCCATCCATGGATTAGTGACGTCAATCTGGCTCGAAAGATGCCCGATACGATCATTATTGAGGTTGAGGAACGCCGGCCCATGGCGCTGATCCGCCTCGGAGAGCTTTACTATCTGGACAGATCTGGGACTCCCTTTCAGAAGGTCAACCCTGAAGACAAAATCGTTCTTCCGATTATTGCCGGATTCTCGCGGATGGATTTCGTAAAGCGACCGGAGTCAGTTCATCAGGAGCTTCAGGATGTCTTTCAGTTCCTGGTCGTCGTGGGGGAGAGAAACGACCGATTTCGTCTGGAGAATATCGCTGAAATCAGCTTTGATTCGGTTCGAGGACTGACCCTTTTTACGCGGGAGCCCAAGCTCGAGGTCAGGGTAGGGTTCGGCGATTATCAAATAAAATTCAGACGCCTCGGCCGGGTCCTAGCCTATCTCAAGATCAGGGGGCATGAGCAAGGACTGGTTTATGTGAACCTGGAATGCGGTCCGCGGGTCATCATCCGCCGTACCGTAAAAAGCTGA
- a CDS encoding cysteine hydrolase: MSRKALLVIDMLNDFLDPSGALYCGDEARKIIPTVKDLLEKLRQSDAIIIFPMDSHKPDDKEFEMFAPHCIAGTPGAALIPELEAKDGEYLVPKTRFSAFYGTNLENILKMEGVSEVHLSGVCTSICVMETVSDLRNRDYPVIVHEKAVADLDPESHEFALKRMKNILGARIEP; this comes from the coding sequence ATGAGTCGCAAAGCCCTCCTGGTCATTGACATGCTTAACGACTTCTTAGACCCTTCCGGGGCTCTTTACTGTGGGGACGAGGCCCGGAAGATAATACCCACGGTGAAGGACCTGCTTGAAAAGCTGCGTCAGTCAGATGCTATCATCATCTTCCCCATGGACAGCCATAAGCCGGACGATAAGGAGTTCGAGATGTTTGCTCCGCATTGTATCGCCGGAACTCCTGGCGCCGCCCTAATCCCGGAACTTGAGGCCAAAGACGGAGAATATCTGGTGCCCAAAACCCGCTTCAGCGCCTTTTATGGCACAAACCTGGAAAATATTTTAAAGATGGAGGGCGTCTCCGAGGTCCATCTCAGCGGGGTCTGCACCTCCATCTGTGTGATGGAAACCGTGTCCGATCTGAGGAACCGGGATTATCCGGTTATCGTTCACGAAAAAGCCGTGGCTGATCTTGATCCAGAAAGCCACGAATTTGCGCTGAAAAGGATGAAAAATATCCTCGGCGCCCGAATCGAACCTTAG
- a CDS encoding flippase-like domain-containing protein codes for MSKKQALIGFGVSAFFLYLAFRKSDLGQIVSQVKEVDYRLLLIGLPVLILSYLFRALRWRYLLLKTGGRLKVSSVFGATMIGFMFLNLLPFRLGDLARAYVLGRREGLSKSAVFATVVIERLFDGFTLLIILLTSLFFLPLPLRPEVMSWVRAFSYLGVALFALILALVLLISFKRSLIIRLAESLLTPLPQVKDRVVEIIDSFTTGLTTVSSFRLFMIVSFYSLLIWGVHAVYYWVMMFGFLSSEGTNLGLQVGFSGSLFVVGTIALGVMIPAGPAFVGTFELACIMALSALGAAGATAESYAIVAHTFQFLPVVMIGIIYLYVQQFTFKEISAGEEAA; via the coding sequence GTGAGTAAGAAACAGGCCTTAATCGGGTTTGGCGTCAGTGCCTTTTTTCTTTATCTAGCCTTCAGAAAGAGCGATCTGGGACAGATTGTGAGTCAGGTAAAGGAGGTTGACTACCGGCTTCTTCTAATCGGCCTGCCGGTCCTGATTCTGTCTTACCTGTTCAGGGCGCTCAGGTGGCGTTACCTGCTTTTAAAAACAGGGGGTCGGCTCAAGGTCAGCTCCGTGTTCGGCGCGACCATGATCGGATTTATGTTTTTAAACCTGCTGCCATTCAGGCTGGGCGATTTGGCACGGGCTTATGTTCTTGGCCGTCGCGAAGGCTTGTCCAAGAGTGCGGTCTTTGCCACTGTTGTTATCGAGCGGCTCTTCGATGGCTTTACCTTACTTATAATACTGCTGACTTCATTATTTTTCCTGCCTCTCCCGCTGAGGCCGGAGGTTATGAGCTGGGTCAGGGCCTTTTCCTATCTGGGTGTGGCTCTCTTTGCTTTAATCCTGGCTCTGGTGCTGCTGATCAGTTTCAAGCGCTCTCTTATCATTCGTCTGGCTGAGAGTCTTCTTACCCCGCTGCCGCAGGTTAAAGACAGGGTGGTGGAAATAATAGATTCCTTTACCACTGGTCTCACCACTGTCAGCAGTTTCAGGCTTTTCATGATTGTCTCTTTTTATTCACTACTAATCTGGGGGGTTCATGCTGTTTACTACTGGGTGATGATGTTCGGTTTTCTTTCTTCCGAGGGTACGAATCTGGGTCTCCAGGTTGGGTTTTCCGGAAGCCTTTTCGTGGTCGGAACCATCGCCCTTGGCGTTATGATTCCGGCTGGTCCAGCCTTTGTCGGTACTTTTGAGCTGGCCTGCATCATGGCCTTGAGCGCTCTTGGGGCTGCGGGCGCCACAGCCGAAAGCTACGCCATTGTGGCCCATACCTTCCAATTCTTGCCCGTCGTTATGATTGGGATCATTTACCTTTATGTCCAGCAATTCACCTTCAAAGAGATCAGTGCAGGCGAGGAAGCGGCTTAA
- a CDS encoding radical SAM protein, translating to MAWSIITQYRQLLDQERGTVVKDWGGRIPVALAFPNTYYSGMSNLGFQAIYGLFNANHDVVCERVFLPEANLAAEYARTSTPLLSLESQRPVTEFELVAFSLSYENDYPNILRMLSLAGLAWRSEDRKENDPLVLAGGVTMRLNPEPLAEFLDLIFIGDGELLVPDLLRVWREVRLEPLPKKERLLHLARSMTGAYAPVFYEAALDLRGRLKSFKPISEDLPETVTTARIPELSRPALTTQVLTPQTEFSSTRLIEAGRGCGRGCRFCVSGFEYRPPRLVSFDNILTTLGPPGPAPERVGLVGSAVGDHPEISGIVKALTDQGREVTLSSLRVDALTADLVESLAKGGLKSVAIAPEVGSERMRQFINKGITELQVLDGTQLLAEGGIKRIKLYFMIGLPTETDEDIRAIVDLVKKIKDRLRRTTRGRRLLPELTLAISSFVPKASTPFQAAPMSEVRELKAKAKLIRNALKGTRGLRIHFDVPKWAYLQTILSRGDRRVSTLVEALVHSQGSLDRAKREVAFNPDFFVTRPWEKEELFPWSFIDRGFFPDYLQKEMDRARAGKISSNCDLESCHRCGLCPPRT from the coding sequence ATGGCTTGGAGTATTATTACTCAATACCGTCAACTTCTCGATCAGGAGCGCGGGACTGTGGTCAAGGACTGGGGCGGGAGGATTCCTGTCGCCTTGGCTTTTCCCAACACCTATTACTCCGGTATGTCCAACCTGGGTTTTCAAGCGATCTATGGCCTGTTCAATGCCAACCATGATGTAGTTTGTGAGAGAGTATTTTTGCCCGAGGCAAATCTGGCCGCAGAATATGCCCGCACTAGCACGCCCCTCCTTTCCCTGGAATCGCAGCGGCCTGTGACAGAGTTTGAGCTAGTGGCCTTTTCTTTGTCTTATGAGAATGATTATCCGAATATTCTTAGGATGTTGAGTCTGGCAGGCCTTGCCTGGCGCAGCGAAGATCGCAAGGAAAATGATCCTCTTGTTCTGGCCGGCGGGGTCACCATGCGGTTAAACCCTGAACCTCTGGCCGAGTTCCTTGATCTGATTTTTATTGGCGACGGGGAACTCCTGGTCCCGGACCTGCTCCGGGTCTGGCGCGAGGTGCGATTGGAACCCCTCCCCAAAAAAGAGCGCCTTTTGCACCTGGCCCGGAGCATGACCGGGGCCTATGCCCCGGTCTTTTATGAGGCGGCTCTGGACTTGCGGGGCCGTCTCAAATCTTTTAAGCCCATTTCTGAGGACCTGCCCGAAACGGTGACCACGGCCCGAATTCCAGAACTTTCTCGACCGGCCTTAACCACGCAAGTTTTAACTCCCCAGACGGAATTTTCTTCAACACGGCTGATAGAGGCTGGCCGGGGCTGCGGGCGCGGCTGCCGCTTCTGTGTGTCCGGCTTTGAGTATCGCCCCCCGCGGCTGGTCTCCTTTGACAACATCCTGACGACCCTGGGCCCGCCAGGGCCGGCCCCGGAGCGTGTTGGCCTGGTCGGTTCAGCCGTGGGAGATCACCCGGAAATAAGCGGAATTGTTAAGGCCCTGACCGATCAGGGGCGGGAAGTTACGCTTTCATCCCTGCGAGTTGACGCCCTGACCGCGGATCTGGTGGAGTCCCTGGCAAAGGGGGGCCTCAAGAGCGTGGCCATCGCTCCCGAGGTTGGATCGGAGAGGATGCGGCAGTTTATCAACAAAGGCATAACAGAACTTCAGGTTCTTGATGGGACTCAGCTGCTCGCCGAAGGCGGCATAAAAAGGATCAAGCTTTACTTCATGATCGGCCTGCCTACCGAGACCGATGAGGATATCCGAGCCATCGTGGACCTGGTTAAAAAGATCAAGGACCGTCTCCGGCGCACCACTCGGGGCCGAAGGCTCTTACCCGAACTGACACTCGCCATTAGCAGTTTCGTCCCCAAGGCCTCCACCCCTTTTCAGGCCGCACCTATGTCTGAGGTCAGAGAGCTTAAGGCCAAAGCCAAACTCATTCGAAATGCGCTTAAAGGAACCAGAGGGCTGCGCATACACTTTGATGTGCCCAAATGGGCTTATCTTCAGACTATCCTGTCTCGCGGGGACCGGCGGGTTTCCACCCTGGTTGAAGCCCTGGTACACTCGCAAGGCAGCCTGGATCGGGCCAAAAGAGAAGTCGCCTTCAATCCCGATTTCTTTGTGACCCGTCCCTGGGAAAAGGAAGAACTCTTTCCTTGGTCCTTTATTGACCGCGGTTTTTTCCCGGATTATCTTCAGAAGGAGATGGATCGGGCGCGGGCTGGAAAGATCAGTTCAAACTGCGACCTCGAGTCCTGCCATCGCTGCGGCTTGTGTCCGCCGCGAACCTAA
- a CDS encoding (deoxy)nucleoside triphosphate pyrophosphohydrolase: MKRNQGPRPCEKERLQVSAALIFNQDKILITSCRAGTRWEFPGGKLEPGETPENCVVREIKEELGLDINVLRYFMGVDHEDDEISFTLHTFICQIKFGEPLCTPGETYIWAGVADLEQYDFLPADRLIIQALSSKDYDFSGSAEEKQ; encoded by the coding sequence ATGAAAAGGAATCAAGGCCCACGGCCTTGTGAAAAAGAGCGCCTTCAGGTCAGCGCCGCCTTGATTTTTAATCAGGACAAGATTCTGATCACTTCATGTCGCGCTGGCACTCGATGGGAGTTCCCGGGCGGAAAGCTTGAACCTGGAGAAACTCCTGAGAATTGTGTGGTGAGGGAAATCAAGGAGGAACTGGGTCTTGACATAAACGTGCTCCGGTACTTCATGGGTGTGGATCATGAAGATGACGAGATTTCATTCACCCTGCATACCTTCATTTGCCAGATAAAGTTCGGCGAGCCTTTATGCACGCCCGGCGAAACTTATATCTGGGCCGGAGTGGCTGATCTGGAGCAGTACGATTTTCTCCCGGCAGACAGATTAATCATTCAAGCCCTGTCTTCAAAGGATTACGATTTTTCAGGATCAGCCGAGGAGAAACAGTGA
- the ftsZ gene encoding cell division protein FtsZ: MDFEFVENQNMARIKVIGIGGAGNNAINNMITSGLAGVGFIAANTDLQVLENNSAPAKLQLGQNLTKGLGCGANPEIGRDAALEDVDKIREILSASDMVFITAGMGGGTGTGGAPVVAEVLKNMEPSPLTVAVVTKPFHFEGKKRLRQAEEGIEKLKGFADTIITIPNNRLISMAPRGCGLKEAFKMADDVLLQAVRGVSDLILVPGLINLDFADAQTVMAAKGMAMMGTGTASGPDRATVAAEKAVSSPLLDDISIKGAQGLLINIASAENNIALDEVDEACTNIQKEIHEDATVIFGVAWDNSLGDNIRITVIATGIGGQKEDGLRLSIQDAKAERGHIPSLEDVHKDRTGEYDRPAGERAAKGIGSAFKQPRYSDYDNVFPEAEEDLERPTFMRRQAD, encoded by the coding sequence ATGGATTTTGAGTTTGTAGAAAACCAAAACATGGCGAGAATTAAGGTGATTGGTATTGGCGGTGCTGGCAATAATGCGATCAATAATATGATCACATCAGGCCTGGCCGGTGTGGGCTTCATAGCGGCCAACACAGACCTTCAGGTTCTGGAAAACAACAGCGCTCCTGCGAAATTGCAGCTAGGGCAGAATTTGACCAAGGGGCTCGGATGCGGCGCTAACCCTGAAATCGGAAGGGACGCCGCCCTGGAGGACGTGGACAAGATCCGGGAGATCTTGAGCGCCTCTGATATGGTGTTCATCACGGCCGGCATGGGCGGCGGCACCGGGACGGGAGGCGCGCCAGTGGTGGCTGAGGTCCTCAAGAATATGGAACCGTCACCCCTAACTGTGGCGGTGGTTACCAAGCCCTTTCATTTCGAAGGCAAGAAAAGGCTTCGCCAGGCTGAGGAAGGGATCGAAAAACTCAAGGGATTTGCCGACACTATCATTACCATTCCCAACAATCGTCTCATTTCCATGGCCCCCCGGGGATGCGGGTTGAAAGAGGCCTTCAAAATGGCGGATGACGTCCTGCTTCAGGCGGTAAGAGGAGTTTCGGACCTGATTTTAGTTCCGGGTTTGATCAACCTGGATTTTGCCGATGCGCAGACGGTTATGGCTGCCAAAGGCATGGCTATGATGGGCACCGGTACGGCTTCGGGTCCGGATCGAGCCACGGTAGCGGCTGAAAAGGCCGTATCAAGCCCGCTGCTGGATGATATCTCTATCAAAGGCGCTCAGGGACTTCTCATCAATATCGCCAGCGCAGAGAATAATATCGCACTGGATGAAGTGGATGAAGCATGCACCAATATCCAGAAGGAGATCCATGAAGACGCTACGGTTATCTTTGGTGTGGCTTGGGATAATTCCCTGGGTGACAATATCCGGATCACGGTTATCGCCACCGGTATCGGTGGGCAAAAGGAAGATGGGCTAAGACTTAGTATCCAAGATGCCAAGGCCGAAAGAGGACACATCCCCAGCCTGGAAGATGTTCACAAGGACAGGACGGGAGAGTATGATCGCCCCGCCGGTGAGCGGGCAGCCAAAGGAATTGGCAGCGCCTTCAAGCAGCCGCGCTACAGCGATTATGACAATGTCTTCCCCGAAGCGGAAGAAGACCTGGAGAGGCCGACCTTCATGCGCCGTCAGGCGGATTGA
- the ftsA gene encoding cell division protein FtsA produces the protein MKEQLIVGLDIGTVKICCVVGEVSVTGVDIVGIGMHPSVGLRKGVVVNIENTVNSIKRAVEEAELMAGCEISSVYAGIAGGHIKGFNSHGVIAVKNREVASQDIERVLEAAGAVAIPMDREVIHTIPQEYIVDDQGGIMDPLGMAGVRLEAKVHIVTGAVTSAQNIIRCAHSAGLDVCDIVLEPLASSEAVLSPEERTLGVALLDFGGGTTDLAIFSQNSIRHTAVLALGGQNLTNDIAIGLRTPLKNAEEVKRKYGCCLTSMIKSDEVIEVVSVGGQKNNTVSRQILGEILEPRVEEIFTLINREMLRSGYEDEVTAGLVVTGGSAMLEGVPEVAEQVFNLPVRRGYPMEVGGLRDVVNSPQFATAVGLVLYGVKQEKEKVEKFFRIRQRNLFNRVSSRMKRWFKEVI, from the coding sequence TTGAAAGAGCAACTTATCGTCGGGCTGGACATCGGCACGGTAAAGATTTGCTGTGTCGTTGGTGAAGTAAGCGTTACCGGAGTTGATATTGTGGGCATCGGCATGCATCCTTCCGTGGGTTTGCGCAAGGGAGTGGTGGTCAATATCGAGAATACGGTTAATTCCATCAAGCGAGCGGTCGAAGAGGCGGAATTGATGGCTGGCTGCGAGATCTCCAGTGTTTACGCTGGCATAGCGGGGGGACATATTAAAGGCTTCAACTCACACGGGGTCATCGCCGTCAAGAACCGTGAGGTTGCCAGCCAGGATATCGAGCGGGTCTTGGAGGCGGCCGGCGCAGTGGCCATCCCCATGGATCGCGAGGTGATCCATACTATCCCTCAAGAATACATCGTTGATGATCAGGGCGGCATCATGGACCCCCTGGGGATGGCCGGGGTGCGCCTGGAGGCCAAGGTCCATATTGTCACCGGAGCGGTTACCTCGGCTCAGAATATCATCCGCTGCGCTCACAGTGCCGGGTTGGATGTCTGCGACATCGTACTGGAGCCTCTGGCTTCTTCCGAGGCCGTTCTTTCCCCGGAAGAAAGGACGCTCGGGGTGGCCTTACTGGACTTTGGCGGGGGAACCACGGACCTGGCTATTTTTTCTCAGAACAGCATCAGACATACAGCGGTTCTGGCGCTCGGCGGGCAGAATTTGACCAATGACATTGCCATTGGTCTGCGCACCCCCTTGAAGAATGCTGAGGAAGTAAAGAGGAAGTATGGCTGCTGTTTGACCAGTATGATCAAGAGTGATGAAGTCATTGAGGTGGTCAGTGTCGGGGGGCAGAAAAACAATACCGTTTCGCGGCAAATACTAGGGGAGATTCTCGAGCCGCGGGTGGAGGAGATCTTTACACTGATCAACCGGGAAATGCTCCGGTCTGGATATGAAGACGAGGTCACCGCCGGGCTGGTGGTAACCGGTGGTTCGGCCATGCTGGAAGGGGTGCCTGAAGTGGCTGAACAGGTCTTTAATCTTCCGGTCCGCCGGGGTTATCCCATGGAGGTAGGCGGGCTGAGAGATGTGGTCAACAGCCCTCAATTTGCCACGGCCGTGGGCCTTGTTCTCTATGGGGTTAAGCAGGAGAAAGAGAAGGTTGAGAAGTTCTTCCGTATTCGGCAGAGAAATCTCTTCAACCGGGTATCCTCCCGGATGAAGAGATGGTTCAAGGAAGTAATATAA
- a CDS encoding tetratricopeptide repeat protein: MKRYYRSRGFSRADRPPVRFSLILLLVFVMLMSAAAVWFKFHPQDWAVLSERIWPVKPVVKYMQVEVNGREMVLKPGETMHLHPNDSLARISFSSNRPFNYKLRFYSKELDVYALEEPVTISEVLPGEDFAKPREIVVQVKEGPEVLADFIFLVRVTAFDMEAQADRATDINKAIALYRKALSLDPDNEDINKKLVVLLEQIGDYRTAADMYEQMIRGKPDADILKKLLSVYQTSMNYRKLVSTYHRLIKVSTKPEARLYLYRLAQLQVDLRQYDEAIATFETLKAKLPEDQRADILKKLGYLYAQTQKSKKAVKAYEEAAQIDTADPNVFYNLARLYQNQGDIAGYHSSLARALKANPADLKTRLKLAKSYAAAGELEKAEDEFRRLLAADSNHIEARLDLIKVLEKSGQVGPQIEEYEFLLAKDPKDKVVRYNLGVLYFEVGKLDQSMKHMEELVRLNSRDHEARQYLFEIYRRQKKEKEAYRLAKELTRLAPEFEPSYDYIFDYLDRREYYQDLAGQARQWIKMRPQVVKFREYLAYAHIKQNKLNSAVQDYEAILKLTPKDTDVMFKMAKIYEAVGRMADAIKMYDRVLKIKPGHEQAAQARLRLSLERLKVRQKE, encoded by the coding sequence GTGAAACGGTATTATCGGTCAAGAGGGTTTTCCCGAGCTGACCGTCCGCCGGTGCGGTTCAGCCTGATTCTCTTGCTCGTGTTTGTCATGCTCATGAGCGCCGCAGCCGTTTGGTTCAAGTTTCATCCCCAGGACTGGGCCGTGCTTTCCGAAAGGATCTGGCCGGTCAAGCCAGTCGTGAAATACATGCAGGTAGAAGTTAACGGCCGTGAGATGGTGCTCAAGCCCGGGGAGACCATGCACCTTCATCCAAATGACTCTCTGGCCAGGATTTCTTTTTCCAGTAACCGCCCCTTTAATTATAAGCTGAGATTTTATTCAAAGGAACTGGACGTCTATGCCCTTGAAGAGCCCGTTACGATTTCCGAAGTTCTGCCAGGGGAGGACTTTGCTAAGCCTCGTGAAATCGTTGTTCAGGTCAAGGAAGGTCCTGAAGTTCTGGCTGACTTTATCTTCCTCGTCAGGGTGACCGCCTTTGATATGGAAGCTCAGGCGGACCGGGCGACAGACATTAATAAGGCCATCGCCCTTTATCGTAAGGCCTTATCTCTCGATCCGGATAACGAGGACATCAACAAAAAACTGGTTGTTTTACTTGAACAGATCGGCGATTATCGAACCGCGGCCGATATGTACGAGCAGATGATTCGCGGCAAGCCGGATGCAGATATCTTGAAAAAGCTGCTGTCCGTCTACCAGACGTCCATGAACTACCGGAAGCTGGTCAGTACATATCATCGTTTGATTAAGGTCAGTACCAAGCCAGAGGCCAGGCTTTATTTATACCGACTGGCTCAGCTCCAGGTTGACCTGCGCCAGTATGACGAGGCCATCGCGACCTTTGAAACACTCAAGGCGAAACTTCCGGAAGATCAACGCGCGGACATTCTGAAGAAGCTCGGCTACCTTTATGCTCAGACTCAGAAATCAAAAAAAGCCGTCAAGGCCTATGAAGAGGCGGCCCAGATTGATACAGCCGACCCCAACGTTTTTTATAATCTGGCCCGTCTCTATCAGAACCAAGGAGACATAGCTGGCTATCACAGCAGTCTGGCCAGGGCACTTAAAGCCAATCCGGCTGATCTCAAAACGCGGCTTAAGCTGGCAAAATCCTATGCGGCGGCGGGTGAATTAGAAAAGGCTGAAGATGAGTTCCGGCGGCTGCTGGCGGCCGATTCTAATCACATTGAGGCCAGGCTCGACCTGATCAAAGTCCTGGAAAAAAGCGGGCAGGTCGGGCCGCAGATTGAGGAGTATGAATTTCTTCTGGCCAAGGATCCAAAAGATAAGGTCGTCCGCTACAACTTAGGTGTGCTATATTTTGAGGTCGGCAAACTCGATCAATCCATGAAGCATATGGAAGAGCTGGTCCGTCTCAACTCCAGGGATCATGAGGCCAGGCAGTATCTTTTTGAGATATACCGGAGACAGAAGAAGGAGAAAGAGGCATACAGACTGGCCAAGGAGTTGACGCGTCTGGCGCCTGAATTCGAGCCGTCATATGATTATATCTTTGATTATCTGGACCGCCGGGAGTATTATCAGGATTTGGCTGGCCAGGCCCGGCAGTGGATCAAGATGCGGCCTCAAGTCGTCAAATTCCGGGAATACCTGGCCTATGCCCATATTAAGCAGAACAAGTTGAACTCGGCTGTTCAGGATTACGAAGCCATCCTTAAATTAACGCCTAAAGACACTGATGTCATGTTCAAGATGGCCAAGATTTACGAAGCGGTGGGGCGGATGGCCGACGCCATAAAGATGTATGACCGCGTACTCAAAATCAAACCAGGCCATGAGCAAGCCGCCCAGGCTCGCCTGAGGCTCTCCCTGGAGCGCCTTAAAGTCAGGCAGAAAGAGTAA